In Streptomyces sp. NBC_00344, the genomic window CGAGCGCCGCGTCGGCGACGTCCCGTACGTCGACGAAGTCGCGGTGAGCGAGCAGCGGCGCGAGCCGCAGCGGCTCGGGGGCGGACGTGGCGAGATGCCGCGCGACCATGCCGAGCAGACTCGCCGGGTGGGTGCCGGGGCCCGACACGTTCGACACGCGCAGCACCAGGCCCTCCACGGAGCCCGCCGCCGCGGCGTTCAGCAGGGCACGGGCGCCCGCCAGTTTGGAACGTCCGTACGGGGTCACCGGCGCCGTCGGGATGTCCTCGGTGATCCCGGTGCGGGGGACCGGGCCGTACTCGTGCACCGAGCCGAGCTGGATCAGCCGCGGCCGCCCGGCGGCCGACCCCGCCGCGGTGACCAGCCGGCGTACCAGGTCGGCGTTGGCGCGCATCATCTCGGCCTCGGTGACATTCCAGACCGCACCCGCCGCGTTCACCACCACCGCGGCGCCGCGCTCGTCGAGCAGCTCCGTGAGCCGGCCGGGCCCGGCGTCCACCGCGTCCAGCGGGACGACGTCGTACGGCGTCGCCGTCACCGGGGCGGAGCGGGCGACGCCGGTCACCGTCCAGCCCGCGGCGGCGAAGACCTCGCAGGTGTGCCGTCCCACGAACCCCGTGGCACCGAGCACCACCACCGATCCAGCCGCGCCCCCACCCCTGCCGCCTGTCCTTCGGTTGGTCACCGGCACCGTCCCTACCTCCTGTTTCCGCGGTTTGAGCGGAACTGTGAGGTGTCCCGCTCGTGGACCGCTGGACAGGTGGTCATGCGGGCGCTACCGGAACTTGAGTAGGGGCGCCTACCGTCCGGCGCATGAGGATCGAAGAGACCGCCGTACCGGACGCGTACCGGATCATGCCGCAGCTGCTGACGGACCCCCGCGGCAGTTTCCACGAGTCGTACAGATACGACCAGCTCGCCGCCGAGACCGGGCACCATTTCGTGCCGCGTCAGGTCAACTACTCCTCCTCGGCGCGCAACACGGTGCGGGGGCTGCACGGCGTGTCCATCCCGCCGGGGCAGGCCAAGCTCGTCAGCTGTGTGCGGGGCGTGCTGCTCGACGTGGTGGTGGACGTGCGGGTCGGTTCTCCCACCTTCGGCAGGCACGAGACCACGATCCTCGACGCGCGCAACGGGCTGGCGGTGTATGTGGCCGAGGGACTCGCGCACGGGTTCGTGGCGCTGACCGACGACACCTGCATCAGCTATCTCTGCTCGACCGAGTACCAGCCGGGCACCCAGCTCGACCTGCGGGCGTTCGACCCGGAGCTGGCGCTGCCGTGGGCCCACTGGCTCACCGGGGAACCCCTGCTCTCCGAGAAGGACGCGGCGGCGCCCACGGTGGCCGAGGCCGCCGAGAGCGGACTGCTGCCGTCCTACGAGATGTGCCTCGAGCTGTACGGGCGCGTCCGGGAGAGCATCGCCTGAGGTGGGCGGGGGCGCGCCGCCCCCTCTCCGCACTGCCCCCTTCCCGGCCCCTGGCGGCCTCCCCCCGCTCCTCAGACGGTTCGCCACACAGCAGCAGACCCGCCCCGGTACCTCCCGGGGCGGGTCTGCTGCTGTGGTCAGTGGGCGGGCTGGACGGACCTGGAAGGATGTATTCCCAGTGCTCTCAGTGCGTGCGACGGTGCCTCCGTATGCGTGCCCCTGGCGGCCAGATAGCCGTCGGGGCGGATCAGCAGCCAGCTGCCGGCCGGGACACCCAGTCCGGCGGACAGATGCCCGCCGGGGTCGGACAGCGCGTCGGGCCCAGGGGTGTTCACCGTACGGATACGGACCGACGGCCCGTATGTCTCCTCCGGAGGCTCCCCGGGGGCCTCGCCGAAGGTGAGCAACAGCCATTCGGGGCGCTGGAGTTCGGAGATCAGCGCCTGCCAGCCGGGGCTGCCTGCCAGGGTCCCGGCGGTGACCCGGGCCACCCGTTCGCCGGGTCGTACACCGCCGGACTGCGTACTCGGGTGGGCGAGCGGGCCCGCCGCGTAGCCCAGCCCGAGCGCTGACATGCCACCCATGATCTTGCGCTGGATCCGGCCCTTCAGCGGCGGCAGCGAGCGCAGCACGGTGAAGGCCGCCCGCAGGCCCGCTGCCGCCTTACGGCTGCGCAGCTGGACCAGCATCGTGGCCATCCGGGTGGTACGCAGCAACTCCGCACCGACCGGGACGCGTTCATCGCTGTAGGAGTCGAGGAGGGAGTCGGGAGCCTCGCCGCGCAGCACCGCCGCGAGCTTCCAGGAGAGGTTGACCGCGTCCTGGACACCGGTGTTCATGCCCTGTCCGGAGGCGGGGCTGTGGACATGGGCGGCGTCCCCTGCCAGCAGCACCCGGCCCGAGCGCATCGAGCCGATCATGCGCTGCTGAATCGTGAACACCGAGACCCAGGAGGGTGTACGGACCACGGCCGGCTTGCCGGTACCGGTGGTGATCTTCGCCGAGAAGCGCCGGGCCACCATGGTGTCGTCGCCGCCGTAGGACGTCTCGGCGGTGTCCAGCAGCCGCCACTTGCCGGGCTCGGGGAACGGCACCATCATCACCGTGCCGGTGGGTGTGCGCATCCAGTGGATGCTGTCCTTGGGCAGGTCGCATTCGACGGTCGCGTCGGCGATCAGCCAGGTCTCGCTGGATTCGCCCTCCAGCTTCAGCCCGAGCTGCTTGCGGATGGTGCTGTGGCCGCCGTCGGTGCCGACCAGCCAGTCGGCCTCGACGGTTTCGGCGCGGCCGTCCGAGTGCGCGAGCCGGGCCCGGATGCCCGCGCTGCCGAGGTTTTCGAACTCCTCGAGACGTACGCCCCACTCGACCTCCACGCCGCGGCGGGCGGTCGCGGTGCGCAGCACCTCCTCGGTGATGACCTGGTCGACCATGAGCGTGAAGGGGAACCGGGTGGGCAGCCGGCTGTAGTCCGTGTCGAAGCGGATCAGCCTGCGCCCGTTCTGGTGGAGGGTGAAGTGCTCCACCCGCTGCCCGCGGGGCAGGAGTTCGTCGAGGATGCCCATCTGGTCGTACGTCTCCAGCGTGCGGGCGTGGGTGGCCAGCGCCCTGCTGGTGGTGGCCGGCCCGGCGGCCGCGTCCACGAGCCGCACCCGGACACCGTGCCGGGCCAGCTCATGGGCGGTGCTGAGGCCGACCGGTCCGGCGCCCACGACGAGGACCTGCGCCGTGCGGGCCGATGCGTCGGGCATGGTCACTTCTCGTTCTCCTTCGGCGCGTGTTTGACCGCTTTCCACCAGCCCGGATTGTCGCGGTACCAGGCGGCGGTCTCGGCCAGGCCGTCCTCGAAGGAGATACGCGGTGCGTAACCCAGTTCCTCCGCTATCTTCGCCTCGCTCAGCGAGTAGCGCAGGTCGTGGCCCTTGCGGTCGGCGACCCGGACCACCTTGGACCAGTCGTTGCCGGTCAGGTCGAGAAGGCGCTCGGTGATCTGGCGGTTGGTCTGCTCGTTGCCGCCGCCCACGTTGTAGACCTCACCGGCCCGGCCCCTGGTGAGGACCAGCTGGATGGCGCGGCAGTGGTCGTCGACGTGCAGCCACTCGCGGATGTTCGCGCCCTCGCCGTAGAGCGGGACCGTCTCGCCCTCCAGCAGGTTGGTGACGAAGCGGGGGATCAGCTTCTCCGGGTGCTGGTACGGCCCGTAGTTGTTGGAGCAGCGGGTGGTGGAGACGTTCAGGCCGTGGGTGCGCCAGTAGGCGCGGGTGATCAGGTCCGAGCCCGCCTTGGACGCCGCATAGGGTGAGTTGGGAAGCAGCGGCCATTCCTCGGTCCACGAGCCCTCGTCGATCGAGCCGTACACCTCGTCGGTGGAGACGTGCACCACCCGCTGGACACCCGCCCGCAGCGCGGCCTCCATGACGTTCTGGGTGCCGCCGACATTCGTGCTGATGAACTCGGCCGCCGACTCGAGGGAGCGGTCCACGTGGGACTCGGCCGCGAAGTGCACCACCGCGTCATGACCGGGGAACAGCTCGAGGAGCAGCGGCAGGTCGCAGATGTCTCCCTGGACGAAGGCCAGACGGGGGTGGGACGCGGGCAGGTTCTCGCGGTTGCCCGCGTAGGTCAGCTTGTCGAGGACGGTGACCTCCGCGTCCTCGTAGCCCTCGTAGCCGCCCTCCAGGAGAGTGCGTACGTAGTGCGAGCCGATGAAGCCGGCGCCGCCGGTAACAAGGATCTTGCTCATGCCGCGACCTCCACGCGGGTGTGGTCGCCGACCACCAGGCGGTGGTGGCGGTTGCCCAGTTCGATGCCGGTGACGGCCGCGGACCGGCCGAGCAGGGAGCCGTGCAGGCCCCGCACCGCGGAGACGGTCGCACCGTCGAGGGCGATCGAGTAGTCGAGATGGGTGCCGGACAGGACACAGTCCCGGCCGATGGATGTGTGCGGACCGACGTGGCTGTCCTCGAGGACCGTGCCCGCGCCGATCACGACGGGGCCCTCCACGAACGAACGGGTGATCTTCGCGCCCGCTTCGACGACGACGGCGCCGATGAGCACGCTCTGGTCGTCGACCTCGCCTTCGACGCGGCGCTCGATTCCGTCGAGGAGCATCTGGTTGCACTCCAGCACGTCCTCGACCCGGCCGGTGTCCTTCCAGTACCCGGAGTACTCCTGGGCCCGGACGGTGGCGCCGCTGGTCACCAGCCACTGGATGGCGTCGGTGATCTCCAGCTCGCCGCGGGCGCTCGGCACGATCGAGTCGACGGCCAGGTGGATGGCCGGGGTGAAGAAGTAGACGCCGATCAGTGCCAGGTTGGAGCGCGGCACCGGCGGCTTCTCGACGAGACGTTCCACCACACCCCGCGCGTCGACCTCGGCGACGCCGAAGGCGCGCGGGTCCTCGACCTGGGCGACCAAGACCTGGGCCGCGGGACGCAGCGCGTGGAACTCGGCAGCGGCCTCGGCGATGCCTTCGGGAAGCATGTTGTCGCCGAGGTACATCACGAAGTCGTCGTCGCCGAGGAAGTCCCTGGCGAGCGAGACGCACTGCGCGAGACCCTGCGGGCTCTCCTGCGGGATATAGGTGATCTCGACGCCGAGCCGTGAGCCGTCGCCGATGACCTCGGCTATCTCCTGCACGTGGTTTCCGACGATGATGCCGATCTCGGTGACACCGAGAGCGCGGATGTTGTCCAGCACCCGTTCCAGGACGGGCTTGTTGGCGATCGGGATGAGCTGCTTGGGCATGGAGTAGCTGAACGGGCGCAGACGGCTGCCCGTACCGCCGCTCAGAACCAGAGCCTTCATGGGGTCCTCTTCTGTGGTGGTCGGCACATCAACAGGCGGATGAATGGGTGGTCGTACGGAACGGCTTCAGGCGGCGGACACCAGCACCCGGGGTGCGGCGGTGTGCGCGGTACGGTCCGAGAGGCTCTCCACCAGTTCGGCGAACCGGTCCGTCGCCTCGTCGAGCAGGGCCCCCACGGCGGGTTCCAGGCCGGCGAAGCCACCCGGGCCCTGCCGGATTCCGCCGGCGTGCACGAAGAAGCTCTCCGCCACGGCGCGTGGCTTCATCGACATGAGGACGGGGCGCAGTCCGTAGTCGAGGGCGAGCACATGGGCGAGCGAGCCACCGGTGGCCAGTGGCAGCACGACCTTGCCCTCAAGGGCGAACTGCGGGAGGAGATCGAGGAATGACTTCAGCAGTCCCGAACAGCCCGCCTTGTAGACCGGCGTTGCCAGAACGATGGCGTCGGCCTCGGCGAACCGGGCTGCTGCGGAAGCGAGTTGAGGGTGCTGCAGGTCGGCCTTGAGGAGCTCGGCCGGGGGCAGGGTGCGTACGGCGAGGGTCTCCACCCGGTGCCCGCGCCCGGCGAGCCGGTCCGCCGCGAGGGTGAGTACCTGATGGGTGCTGGAGACCGGCGACGGACTGCCGGACACGGCGAGGATCGTCGGCATGAGGCAACCTCCTGAGAGCGGAAGGGAAAGGCGTTCGTGGGGTCCGGCGGCGAGGCGCCGGCCGGAGACGGGCGGCGGTCCGGGACGGCGGATGGCTCAGCCGGCGAGGGCGGGCTCGGCGGCGGACGAGGCGTTGACGCGTACCGCGTCGAGCCGTTCGAGCGAGCCGAGCACCAGCTCCGGGTCGGCGACGAAGTCGACCAGGCAGGCGATCTCGTCGACCCCGGCGGCGCGGACCCGGCGGGCTGTCTCGCTGCACTCCTCGACCGAGCCGATCAGCGAGTTCCCCGAGAGGTACCGGTTGACGCCCAGTTCGGCGAGCTTGCGCTGGGCGCGCACCGCGGAGAGCACGTCACGGCCCTCCTTGTTCCCGCTCATCCGTCCGCCGGCCTCGACCGCGAGGGCCTCCAGATCGATTGCCGAGAGCAGATAGTCCCGGAGGCTGCTGCCGCCCACTTCGCGGGCCTCGTTGGCATCGTCGCCGACGTAGGTGTGCATCATCACGGTGATCTTGCCGGGGCCGTCCCAGCCCGCTTCGGCGCGCGCCTCGCGGTAGAGGGCGATCTTGCCGGAGAGGGATTCGACGTCCTGGTTCTCCAGGTGCGTCAGGATGTTGCAGCCGAGCCGGCCCGCCTCGCGGAACGTGCCCTCGCTGCGTGAGGCGGTCACCCAGACGGACAGCTCGTCCTGCACCGGGCGCGGGTAGACGGGCAGGGTGACCTCGGCGCCCAGCGGGTTGGGCCCGGTCCAGCGGCCCGTACGCCAGGCGGCCCTGATGTCGGTCACGTCCCGGATCATCTGCTCGCGCCGGATCTCGTACTTCTCGGGCGCGATCAGGAAGTCGTTGACGTTCCACCCGGAGCCGACCGAGATCGCCACCCGGCCTCCGGAGATGCCGTCCACCATCGCGAAGTCCTCGACGATGCGGGCGGCCGGGTGCAGCGGCGTGACGACGCTGCCGGCCCGTATCTGAATGCGGCTGGTCACCGAGGCGATGGCCGCCGATGTGACCGCCGGGTTGGGGAAGGCACCCCCGAACCGGTGGAAGTGCCGCTCGGGTGTCGACACGAAGGCGAAGCCCAGCTCGTCGGCGCGGCGGGCCGCGTCCAGCATCAGCCGGTAGGTCTCCTGTGCCCGGTCGCCGACCGCGGCGAAGAAGAAGACACCGAAGTCCAGCGGCCGCTCACCTGCCCGGTCGTCCGTACTCCGGCCGCCGGTCTGCCGTGAATCCGCGTTCATTTAGCGCTGCCTCCTTCCCCGTCGGACGTCGTCGCGGCGGGGTCGTCACCATGGGGGCTTGCTGCCCGGCGTCACCATGGGGCGGTCTCCTCGCAGCGGACTTGAGTCCCGGGCAGGCCGCGCGGGACCGAGCGGGGCTCCAGTGCGGCTCGAGCACGATTCGAGTCCGGGGGTGTGTCATCGGTCCACCGGTACTCCAGGACGCTTCGAGCAGCTCACCGGACGCTCGTACGGACCGAATTCCGTTCCGATGACCACGAGGTTGCTGGATGACGACTCAGACGCTGGTTGCCGCGGACACCGGCACCGACACCGTCCACGGACTGCTCGCAGCGGCCGTGGCCGCCCGGCCCGGCGCACCCGCGGTGCGCGACGCATCGGGCATGTGGACCTATGCGGAACTGGATGCCTGGTCACGTGCGTACGCCGACTGGCTCACCGCACAGGGGGTGGGGCACGGTGACCGGATCCTGGTCCGTACCGGCAACACCCGTGAATTCGCTGCCCTGATGTTCGGCGCACTGCGCCGCGGCATCGTCTTCGTGCCGGTCAATCCGGCGATGAAGCGCTTTCATCTGAACACCGTGGTGCCGGACTGCGGGCCGGCCCTGGTGATCGGCCAGGACGCGCAGGACACCGCGGTGCTCCGCGAACTGACCGACTGCCCCGTCCACGAGCTGGACGAGGTGCGGCGGGGCGCCGGCGCGTTGTACACCGCGTCCCCCGACGCGTCCGGTGAGGAGCGCGCCGTCGCCCCTGACGACCTGGGGCTGCTCATCTACACCTCGGGCTCCACATCGGCGCCCAAGGCCGTGATGAGCACCCACGCCCCCATCGTCTTCGCGGCGCGGGCGATCCAGGCCCGGCTGCGGTACCGCGAGGACGATGTGGTCCTCGTCGCTGTGCCGGTCTCCTTCGACTACGGGCTCTACCAGATCCTGCTGTCCGTGATCGCGGGCGCGCAGACCGTGCTGACCTCGCCCGACCGCCATGTGCGGCTGCTCGGCACCCTGCACGAGCACGGCGTCACCGTGGTCCCGCTGGTGCCCTCGCTGGCCGAGATGCTGCTCACGCTCTCCAGGCGCGACAAGCGCGAGGCCCCCGCGGTCCGGCTGTTCACCAACACCGGCGCGGCACTCACCGGACCGGTCATCGCCCAGTTGCGCAGCGCGTTTCCGAAGGCCCAGGTGTCGCCGATGTTCGGCACCACCGAGTGCAAGCGGATCACGGTCCTCGAACCGGACGGCGATCTCGCACGGCCGGGCTCGGTGGGCCGGGCGCTCGACGGGACCGAGGTGCTGATCCTCGACGACGACGGCCGGCTCCTGCCGCCCGGAACGGTCGGCGAGATCGCCGTCCGCGGACCACACATCATGACCGGCTACTGGCGGGCCCCCGAGCAGACCGCGCTGCGGTTCCGCCCGGACCCGGTGACCGGCGAAGTGACCCTGCACACCGGCGACTACGGACACCTCGACGGTGACGGACACCTGTACTTCGAGGGCCGCAGGGACGACCTGTTCAAGCGCAAGGGTGTCCGCATGGGGACCCTGGAGATCGAGACGGCGGCCCTGGACATCCCCGGTGTCACGGCGGCCGCAGCCCTCGCTCCCGCGGACGGCCACGACCTCACGCTGTACGCCGTCACGGAGCTGACAGCCGAAGAGGTGCTCACCCAGCTCGGCGAGCGCCTGGAGGCCGCCAAGATCCCGGCAGGCTGCCGGCTGCTGGCCGAACTCCCGCTCACCCCCAACGGCAAGACCGACAAGCAGCGGCTGCGCCGCGAGCAGGCCTGACACCTGCCAGCCCGTATCCCACCGACCACCACCCCTTCGTAAGGAGACCCGCCATGACCACCGCTGACGTTCAGTGGGACGCCGGCTTCGAGGAGCTGCTGACCTCGGTACTGCCGCGCAGCAAGGGCTCCGGCCCGCTCGATCCGGCGCTCGACCTCAAGAAGGCGGGCCTCGACTCGATGGCCACCATCGAGCTGCTGGTCCGCCTGGAGGACACCTACGAGGTGGAGTTCCCCGAGAACACCCTCACAGGCGCCACCTTCGCCACCCCGGCGGCGCTGTGGACAGTGCTGCACGCGCAGCGCACCGCGGCCAACGCCTGACCCGCCGCACCACGAGTTTCAACCTGTCCGAACATCGACCCCCCACCCGCACAGCAACAGTCCTCAGGAGGACATCATGAGCCACCTCATCATCGGTCTCGCCGTCACCGTCGTCGTCTGCCTCATCGTCAAGTTCGGTGGTGACGCGCTGAAGAAGCGCCGCAACTGATCGAGCGCATCAGCCGAGGGGCCCGCCGACCGGACCGGTCGACGGGCCCCTCGGCGCTGCCCGTCCGCGCCGCACACCACACCTTCGCGGGCATACGGAGCCGGGTGTGAGCCGGGCATACGAGACTTGCATACGGAGCCGGCCTTGAGCCGGGCATGCGAAGAGGGGCCCCGGGAGGAGCCCCTCTTCGCATGCCCGCCGGTTCAGCCGGCCAGTTGCTCCAGGTCCTCGACGACCCGGGCCGGGCTCGGCATCTCCGCCATGTCCGCCTGCAGTTCCCGCGCACACTTGAGGTAGCGCGGGTCATCCAGCACGTCCCTGACGGCTTCCCGCACCTGGCCGGGGTCGTTCTGCGGGGCTGCCTCGCCGAGCACCCGGGCCGCGCCGGCCGCGGCCAGCAGCTCGGCCGACGCGAACTGGTCCACGATCTGCGGGAGCACCACCTGCGGCAGACCGAACGAGCACGATGTCAGGGTCGTGTTGGCGCCCCCGTGGTGGATGACGGCGTCACAGTCGCGCAGGAAGAGGTTGAGCGGCACCGGCTCGACCACCCGTACGTTCTCGGGGAGCGCGCCGAAGCCCTCATGGAACGCGGGGTCCGCCGTCACCACCGCCTCGACACCGGCGAGCCCCTCGAAGGCCGCGATGATCGAGCGGAAGAGACCGGTGCCGTTGAGCACCAGGGTCTGGCGGCCCAGGCACACCACGACCCGGCGGACACCGTCGGCGGCCGGCACCCGCAGCCATTCCGGCACGGTACCCGTGCCGTTGAACGGCACATAGCCGATCGGCGCACCCGGTGCGGCGCTGGGATGGCGCAGCGCAGGCGGGCACGGGTCCAGCAACATATCGGGGTCGGGCAGCCCCCCGACGCCGAGCCGCTCCGCCGTCCCGTACAGGAAATTACGGGCCGAGGCACGGGAGGGGCCGCTGAGCGGGTCCACACCCCAGCGGTGCTGAACGGACGGGATGCCGAGAACCCGGGCCACGATCTGTCCCGTCAGTTCCATCTGTTCCGAGACGATCAGGTCGGGGCGCCAGCTCCGTGCGAACTCCAGGTAGGAGCTGAGCAGATAGCGGGCGTGGGTCTCCCACAGCTTGGTCGAGCCCGCCATCTTCTCCGGCGGTGTCGGACCCATCAGCTCCAGCGGGCGCACCCCGTCGGGGAGGTGCCGCTGGAGCACGTCGAGGCCGTGGAAGCGGTCACCGATGTCGGTGGCCGAGATGCCCGCGGCGCGTGCCGCGTCCGTCACGTCAGGCTGCGCGGCGACCTTCACCTCGTGACCCGCCCCCATCAGTGCCCAGGCCAGCGGCACCATGGGCGTGAAGTGGGTCGGAAAGGGGGTGCTCAGCATCAGTACGCGCATCTTCTTCGTCCTCCTCGGACTTCGGGGCGGCCTCTACGGCAGACACTTCGGTGGCTTCTGCGGGTGATGCGCCGGCGGGCTCCTCGCCGGCTGTGTCGTTCACATCGACGTCCTGCATCAGCAGCGCCGTCAGCAGCGCGAGCAGCAGCAGCCCGGCGGCGGTGAACAACAGCGTCGACGTGGCGTGCGCGAACGCGTTCGTCACCAAGTGGCGGCGGGCCGGGTCGAGCCCGGCGAGCCGGGCCGCCGCGGCATCAGGGTCTCCGACACCGGACGCCCCGGCGGCCGAGGCGAAGCGGGCGCTCAGAACCGCGCCGAGTACGGTGCCGCCGATGGTGGTCCCCATCATCGTGGCGAACC contains:
- a CDS encoding NAD-dependent epimerase/dehydratase family protein, which codes for MTNRRTGGRGGGAAGSVVVLGATGFVGRHTCEVFAAAGWTVTGVARSAPVTATPYDVVPLDAVDAGPGRLTELLDERGAAVVVNAAGAVWNVTEAEMMRANADLVRRLVTAAGSAAGRPRLIQLGSVHEYGPVPRTGITEDIPTAPVTPYGRSKLAGARALLNAAAAGSVEGLVLRVSNVSGPGTHPASLLGMVARHLATSAPEPLRLAPLLAHRDFVDVRDVADAALAAACSDASGRVVNIGGGQAVSVSSLVVRLTELAEAAAEIVEAPSAGGRPPEAEWQRMDIGLADTLLGWRPRRSLDDSLRDLLAQARACADREPLSSALQVPPSTMAVSGHR
- a CDS encoding dTDP-4-dehydrorhamnose 3,5-epimerase family protein — encoded protein: MRIEETAVPDAYRIMPQLLTDPRGSFHESYRYDQLAAETGHHFVPRQVNYSSSARNTVRGLHGVSIPPGQAKLVSCVRGVLLDVVVDVRVGSPTFGRHETTILDARNGLAVYVAEGLAHGFVALTDDTCISYLCSTEYQPGTQLDLRAFDPELALPWAHWLTGEPLLSEKDAAAPTVAEAAESGLLPSYEMCLELYGRVRESIA
- a CDS encoding FAD-dependent oxidoreductase → MPDASARTAQVLVVGAGPVGLSTAHELARHGVRVRLVDAAAGPATTSRALATHARTLETYDQMGILDELLPRGQRVEHFTLHQNGRRLIRFDTDYSRLPTRFPFTLMVDQVITEEVLRTATARRGVEVEWGVRLEEFENLGSAGIRARLAHSDGRAETVEADWLVGTDGGHSTIRKQLGLKLEGESSETWLIADATVECDLPKDSIHWMRTPTGTVMMVPFPEPGKWRLLDTAETSYGGDDTMVARRFSAKITTGTGKPAVVRTPSWVSVFTIQQRMIGSMRSGRVLLAGDAAHVHSPASGQGMNTGVQDAVNLSWKLAAVLRGEAPDSLLDSYSDERVPVGAELLRTTRMATMLVQLRSRKAAAGLRAAFTVLRSLPPLKGRIQRKIMGGMSALGLGYAAGPLAHPSTQSGGVRPGERVARVTAGTLAGSPGWQALISELQRPEWLLLTFGEAPGEPPEETYGPSVRIRTVNTPGPDALSDPGGHLSAGLGVPAGSWLLIRPDGYLAARGTHTEAPSHALRALGIHPSRSVQPAH
- the rfbB gene encoding dTDP-glucose 4,6-dehydratase translates to MSKILVTGGAGFIGSHYVRTLLEGGYEGYEDAEVTVLDKLTYAGNRENLPASHPRLAFVQGDICDLPLLLELFPGHDAVVHFAAESHVDRSLESAAEFISTNVGGTQNVMEAALRAGVQRVVHVSTDEVYGSIDEGSWTEEWPLLPNSPYAASKAGSDLITRAYWRTHGLNVSTTRCSNNYGPYQHPEKLIPRFVTNLLEGETVPLYGEGANIREWLHVDDHCRAIQLVLTRGRAGEVYNVGGGNEQTNRQITERLLDLTGNDWSKVVRVADRKGHDLRYSLSEAKIAEELGYAPRISFEDGLAETAAWYRDNPGWWKAVKHAPKENEK
- a CDS encoding glucose-1-phosphate thymidylyltransferase gives rise to the protein MKALVLSGGTGSRLRPFSYSMPKQLIPIANKPVLERVLDNIRALGVTEIGIIVGNHVQEIAEVIGDGSRLGVEITYIPQESPQGLAQCVSLARDFLGDDDFVMYLGDNMLPEGIAEAAAEFHALRPAAQVLVAQVEDPRAFGVAEVDARGVVERLVEKPPVPRSNLALIGVYFFTPAIHLAVDSIVPSARGELEITDAIQWLVTSGATVRAQEYSGYWKDTGRVEDVLECNQMLLDGIERRVEGEVDDQSVLIGAVVVEAGAKITRSFVEGPVVIGAGTVLEDSHVGPHTSIGRDCVLSGTHLDYSIALDGATVSAVRGLHGSLLGRSAAVTGIELGNRHHRLVVGDHTRVEVAA
- the ssuE gene encoding NADPH-dependent FMN reductase produces the protein MPTILAVSGSPSPVSSTHQVLTLAADRLAGRGHRVETLAVRTLPPAELLKADLQHPQLASAAARFAEADAIVLATPVYKAGCSGLLKSFLDLLPQFALEGKVVLPLATGGSLAHVLALDYGLRPVLMSMKPRAVAESFFVHAGGIRQGPGGFAGLEPAVGALLDEATDRFAELVESLSDRTAHTAAPRVLVSAA
- a CDS encoding MupA/Atu3671 family FMN-dependent luciferase-like monooxygenase produces the protein MNADSRQTGGRSTDDRAGERPLDFGVFFFAAVGDRAQETYRLMLDAARRADELGFAFVSTPERHFHRFGGAFPNPAVTSAAIASVTSRIQIRAGSVVTPLHPAARIVEDFAMVDGISGGRVAISVGSGWNVNDFLIAPEKYEIRREQMIRDVTDIRAAWRTGRWTGPNPLGAEVTLPVYPRPVQDELSVWVTASRSEGTFREAGRLGCNILTHLENQDVESLSGKIALYREARAEAGWDGPGKITVMMHTYVGDDANEAREVGGSSLRDYLLSAIDLEALAVEAGGRMSGNKEGRDVLSAVRAQRKLAELGVNRYLSGNSLIGSVEECSETARRVRAAGVDEIACLVDFVADPELVLGSLERLDAVRVNASSAAEPALAG
- a CDS encoding class I adenylate-forming enzyme family protein, which encodes MTTQTLVAADTGTDTVHGLLAAAVAARPGAPAVRDASGMWTYAELDAWSRAYADWLTAQGVGHGDRILVRTGNTREFAALMFGALRRGIVFVPVNPAMKRFHLNTVVPDCGPALVIGQDAQDTAVLRELTDCPVHELDEVRRGAGALYTASPDASGEERAVAPDDLGLLIYTSGSTSAPKAVMSTHAPIVFAARAIQARLRYREDDVVLVAVPVSFDYGLYQILLSVIAGAQTVLTSPDRHVRLLGTLHEHGVTVVPLVPSLAEMLLTLSRRDKREAPAVRLFTNTGAALTGPVIAQLRSAFPKAQVSPMFGTTECKRITVLEPDGDLARPGSVGRALDGTEVLILDDDGRLLPPGTVGEIAVRGPHIMTGYWRAPEQTALRFRPDPVTGEVTLHTGDYGHLDGDGHLYFEGRRDDLFKRKGVRMGTLEIETAALDIPGVTAAAALAPADGHDLTLYAVTELTAEEVLTQLGERLEAAKIPAGCRLLAELPLTPNGKTDKQRLRREQA
- a CDS encoding phosphopantetheine-binding protein, encoding MTTADVQWDAGFEELLTSVLPRSKGSGPLDPALDLKKAGLDSMATIELLVRLEDTYEVEFPENTLTGATFATPAALWTVLHAQRTAANA
- a CDS encoding nucleotide disphospho-sugar-binding domain-containing protein — its product is MRVLMLSTPFPTHFTPMVPLAWALMGAGHEVKVAAQPDVTDAARAAGISATDIGDRFHGLDVLQRHLPDGVRPLELMGPTPPEKMAGSTKLWETHARYLLSSYLEFARSWRPDLIVSEQMELTGQIVARVLGIPSVQHRWGVDPLSGPSRASARNFLYGTAERLGVGGLPDPDMLLDPCPPALRHPSAAPGAPIGYVPFNGTGTVPEWLRVPAADGVRRVVVCLGRQTLVLNGTGLFRSIIAAFEGLAGVEAVVTADPAFHEGFGALPENVRVVEPVPLNLFLRDCDAVIHHGGANTTLTSCSFGLPQVVLPQIVDQFASAELLAAAGAARVLGEAAPQNDPGQVREAVRDVLDDPRYLKCARELQADMAEMPSPARVVEDLEQLAG